Proteins encoded by one window of Sus scrofa isolate TJ Tabasco breed Duroc chromosome 12, Sscrofa11.1, whole genome shotgun sequence:
- the UBTF gene encoding nucleolar transcription factor 1 isoform X5: MNGEADCPTDLEMAAPKGQDRWSQEDMLTLLECMKNNLPSNDSSKFKTTESHMDWEKVAFKDFSGDMCKLKWVEISNEVRKFRTLTELILDAQEHVKNPYKGKKLKKHPDFPKKPLTPYFRFFMEKRAKYAKLHPEMSNLDLTKILSKKYKELPEKKKMKYIQDFQREKQEFERNLARFREDHPDLIQNAKKSDIPEKPKTPQQLWYTHEKKVYLKVRPDEIMRDYIQKHPELNISEEGITKSTLTKAERQLKDKFDGRPTKPPPNSYSLYCAELMANMKDVPSTERMVLCSQQWKLLSQKEKDAYHKKCDQKKKDYEVELLRFLESLPEEEQQRVLGEEKMLNINKKQATSPASKKPSQEAGKAKYKAREAALKAQSERKPGADREDRGKLPESPKRAEEIWQQSVIGDYLARFKNDRVKALKAMEMTWNNMEKKEKLMWIKKAAEDQKRYERELSEMRAPPAAANSSKKMKFQGEPKKPPMNGYQKFSQELLSNGELNHLPLKERMVEIGSRWQRISQSQKEHYKKLAEEQQKQYKVHLDLWVKSLSPQDRAAYKEYISSKRKSMTKLRGPNPKSSRTTLQSKSESEEDDEEDEEDEDEDEEEEDDENGDSSEDGGDSSESSSEDESEDGDENEDEDEDEDDDEDDDEDEDNESEGSSSSSSSSGDSSDSDSN; the protein is encoded by the exons ATGAACGGAGAAGCCGACTGCCCCACAGACCTGGAAATGGCCGCCCCCAAAGGCCAAG ACCGCTGGTCCCAGGAAGACATGCTGACTTTGCTGGAATGCATGAAGAACAACCTTCCATCCAATGACAGCTCCAAGTTCAAAACCACTGAGTCGCATATGGACTGGGAAAAAGTAGCCTTTAAAGACTTTTCGGGAGACATGTGCAAGCTCAAATGGGTGGAGATCTCTAACGAG GTGAGGAAGTTCCGAACGTTGACAGAGTTGATCCTCGATGCTCAGGAACATGTTAAAAATCCCTACAAAGGCAAAAAACTCAAG AAACATCCGGACTTTCCAAAGAAGCCCCTGACCCCTTATTTCCGCTTCTTCATGGAGAAGCGGGCCAAGTACGCAAAACTCCACCCTGAGATGAGCAACCTGGACCTGACCAAGATTCTGTCCAAGAAATACAAGGAGCTGCCCGAGAAgaagaag atGAAGTATATTCAGGACttccagagagagaaacaggagtTTGAGCGAAACCTCGCCCGATTCAG GGAGGATCACCCCGACCTAATCCAGAACGCCAAGAAGTCGGACATCCCCGAGAAGCCCAAAACCCCCCAGCAGCTGTGGTACACCCACGAGAAGAAGGTGTATCTTAAAGTGCGGCCAGAT GAGATCATGCGTGACTATATCCAGAAGCACCCCGAGCTGAACATCAGCGAGGAGGGCATCACCAAGTCCACCCTCACCAAGGCCGAACGCCAGCTCAAGGACAAGTTTGATGGGCGACCCACCAAGCCACCTCC GAACAGCTACTCGCTGTACTGCGCAGAGCTGATGGCCAACATGAAGGACGTGCCCAGCACAGAGCGCATGGTGCTATGCAGCCAGCAGTGGAAGCTGctgtcccagaaggagaaggacGCCTACCACAAGAAGTGCGACCAG aaaaagaaagattacgAGGTGGAACTGCTCCGTTTCCTAGAG AGCCTGccggaggaggagcagcagcggGTCCTGGGGGAGGAGAAGATGCTGAACATCAACAAGAAGCAGGCCACCAGCCCAgcctccaagaagccctcccaGGAAGCGGGCAAG GCCAAGTACAAGGCCCGGGAGGCGGCGCTGAAAGCCCAGTCGGAAAGGAAGCCGGGCGCCGATCGCGAGGACCGGGGCAAGCTGCCCGAGTCGCCCAAGAGAGCCGAGGAGATCTGGCAGCAGAGCGTCATTGGCGACTACCTGGCCCGCTTCAAG AATGACCGGGTGAAGGCCTTAAAAGCCATGGAGATGACTTGGAacaacatggaaaagaaggagaaactgaTGTGGATTAAGAAGGCCGCTGAAGACCAAAAGCGATACGAG AGAGAGCTGAGTGAGATGCGGGCACCCCCGGCTGCTGCCAACTCATCCAAGAAGATGAAGTTCCAGGGAGAACCCAAGAAGCCTCCCAT GAACGGTTACCAGAAGTTCTCCCAGGAGCTACTGTCCAACGGGGAGCTGAACCACCTGCCACTGAAGGAGCGCATGGTGGAGATTGGCAGCCGCTGGCAGCGCATCTCCCAGAGCCAGAAGGAACACTACAAAAAGCTGGCCGAGGAGCAGCAGAAGCAGTACAAAGTACACCTGGACCTCTGGGTCAAG AGCCTGTCTCCTCAGGACCGTGCAGCATATAAAGAGTACATCTCCAGC AAACGTAAGAGCATGACCAAGCTTCGAGGCCCGAACCCCAAGTCCAGCCGGACTACCCTGCAGTCTAAGTCG GAGTCTGAGGAGGACGATGAAGAGGATGAggaggacgaggacgaggacgaggaggaggaagatgacgAGAACGGGGACTCCTCCGAGGATGGCGGCGACTCCTCCGAGTCCAGCAGCGAGGACGAGAGCGAGGACGGGGATGAG AacgaggatgaggatgaggacgAGGACGACGACGAGGATGACGACGAGGACGAGGACAACGAATCCGAGGGCAGCAGCTCCAGCTCGTCCTCCTCGGGGGACTCCTCGGACTCTGACTCCAACTGA
- the UBTF gene encoding nucleolar transcription factor 1 isoform X1, which translates to MNGEADCPTDLEMAAPKGQDRWSQEDMLTLLECMKNNLPSNDSSKFKTTESHMDWEKVAFKDFSGDMCKLKWVEISNEVRKFRTLTELILDAQEHVKNPYKGKKLKKHPDFPKKPLTPYFRFFMEKRAKYAKLHPEMSNLDLTKILSKKYKELPEKKKMKYIQDFQREKQEFERNLARFREDHPDLIQNAKKSDIPEKPKTPQQLWYTHEKKVYLKVRPDATTKEVKDSLGKQWSQLSDKKRLKWIHKALEQRKEYEEIMRDYIQKHPELNISEEGITKSTLTKAERQLKDKFDGRPTKPPPNSYSLYCAELMANMKDVPSTERMVLCSQQWKLLSQKEKDAYHKKCDQKKKDYEVELLRFLESLPEEEQQRVLGEEKMLNINKKQATSPASKKPSQEAGKGGSEKPKRPVSAMFIFSEEKRRQLQEERPELSESELTRLLARMWNDLSEKKKAKYKAREAALKAQSERKPGADREDRGKLPESPKRAEEIWQQSVIGDYLARFKNDRVKALKAMEMTWNNMEKKEKLMWIKKAAEDQKRYERELSEMRAPPAAANSSKKMKFQGEPKKPPMNGYQKFSQELLSNGELNHLPLKERMVEIGSRWQRISQSQKEHYKKLAEEQQKQYKVHLDLWVKSLSPQDRAAYKEYISSKRKSMTKLRGPNPKSSRTTLQSKSESEEDDEEDEEDEDEDEEEEDDENGDSSEDGGDSSESSSEDESEDGDENEDEDEDEDDDEDDDEDEDNESEGSSSSSSSSGDSSDSDSN; encoded by the exons ATGAACGGAGAAGCCGACTGCCCCACAGACCTGGAAATGGCCGCCCCCAAAGGCCAAG ACCGCTGGTCCCAGGAAGACATGCTGACTTTGCTGGAATGCATGAAGAACAACCTTCCATCCAATGACAGCTCCAAGTTCAAAACCACTGAGTCGCATATGGACTGGGAAAAAGTAGCCTTTAAAGACTTTTCGGGAGACATGTGCAAGCTCAAATGGGTGGAGATCTCTAACGAG GTGAGGAAGTTCCGAACGTTGACAGAGTTGATCCTCGATGCTCAGGAACATGTTAAAAATCCCTACAAAGGCAAAAAACTCAAG AAACATCCGGACTTTCCAAAGAAGCCCCTGACCCCTTATTTCCGCTTCTTCATGGAGAAGCGGGCCAAGTACGCAAAACTCCACCCTGAGATGAGCAACCTGGACCTGACCAAGATTCTGTCCAAGAAATACAAGGAGCTGCCCGAGAAgaagaag atGAAGTATATTCAGGACttccagagagagaaacaggagtTTGAGCGAAACCTCGCCCGATTCAG GGAGGATCACCCCGACCTAATCCAGAACGCCAAGAAGTCGGACATCCCCGAGAAGCCCAAAACCCCCCAGCAGCTGTGGTACACCCACGAGAAGAAGGTGTATCTTAAAGTGCGGCCAGAT GCCACTACGAAGGAGGTGAAGGACTCCCTGGGGAAGCAGTGGTCTCAGCTCTCGGACAAAAAGAGGCTGAAATGGATTCATAAGGCCCTGGAGCAGCGGAAGGAGTACGAG GAGATCATGCGTGACTATATCCAGAAGCACCCCGAGCTGAACATCAGCGAGGAGGGCATCACCAAGTCCACCCTCACCAAGGCCGAACGCCAGCTCAAGGACAAGTTTGATGGGCGACCCACCAAGCCACCTCC GAACAGCTACTCGCTGTACTGCGCAGAGCTGATGGCCAACATGAAGGACGTGCCCAGCACAGAGCGCATGGTGCTATGCAGCCAGCAGTGGAAGCTGctgtcccagaaggagaaggacGCCTACCACAAGAAGTGCGACCAG aaaaagaaagattacgAGGTGGAACTGCTCCGTTTCCTAGAG AGCCTGccggaggaggagcagcagcggGTCCTGGGGGAGGAGAAGATGCTGAACATCAACAAGAAGCAGGCCACCAGCCCAgcctccaagaagccctcccaGGAAGCGGGCAAG GGCGGCTCAGAGAAGCCCAAAAGGCCCGTGTCCGCCATGTTCATCTTCTCGGAAGAGAAGCGGCGGCAGCTGCAGGAGGAGAGGCCCGAGCTCTCAGAGAGCGAGCTGACCCGCCTGCTGGCCCGCATGTGGAACGACCTGTCCGAGAAGAAAAAG GCCAAGTACAAGGCCCGGGAGGCGGCGCTGAAAGCCCAGTCGGAAAGGAAGCCGGGCGCCGATCGCGAGGACCGGGGCAAGCTGCCCGAGTCGCCCAAGAGAGCCGAGGAGATCTGGCAGCAGAGCGTCATTGGCGACTACCTGGCCCGCTTCAAG AATGACCGGGTGAAGGCCTTAAAAGCCATGGAGATGACTTGGAacaacatggaaaagaaggagaaactgaTGTGGATTAAGAAGGCCGCTGAAGACCAAAAGCGATACGAG AGAGAGCTGAGTGAGATGCGGGCACCCCCGGCTGCTGCCAACTCATCCAAGAAGATGAAGTTCCAGGGAGAACCCAAGAAGCCTCCCAT GAACGGTTACCAGAAGTTCTCCCAGGAGCTACTGTCCAACGGGGAGCTGAACCACCTGCCACTGAAGGAGCGCATGGTGGAGATTGGCAGCCGCTGGCAGCGCATCTCCCAGAGCCAGAAGGAACACTACAAAAAGCTGGCCGAGGAGCAGCAGAAGCAGTACAAAGTACACCTGGACCTCTGGGTCAAG AGCCTGTCTCCTCAGGACCGTGCAGCATATAAAGAGTACATCTCCAGC AAACGTAAGAGCATGACCAAGCTTCGAGGCCCGAACCCCAAGTCCAGCCGGACTACCCTGCAGTCTAAGTCG GAGTCTGAGGAGGACGATGAAGAGGATGAggaggacgaggacgaggacgaggaggaggaagatgacgAGAACGGGGACTCCTCCGAGGATGGCGGCGACTCCTCCGAGTCCAGCAGCGAGGACGAGAGCGAGGACGGGGATGAG AacgaggatgaggatgaggacgAGGACGACGACGAGGATGACGACGAGGACGAGGACAACGAATCCGAGGGCAGCAGCTCCAGCTCGTCCTCCTCGGGGGACTCCTCGGACTCTGACTCCAACTGA
- the UBTF gene encoding nucleolar transcription factor 1 isoform X2, producing the protein MNGEADCPTDLEMAAPKGQDRWSQEDMLTLLECMKNNLPSNDSSKFKTTESHMDWEKVAFKDFSGDMCKLKWVEISNEVRKFRTLTELILDAQEHVKNPYKGKKLKKHPDFPKKPLTPYFRFFMEKRAKYAKLHPEMSNLDLTKILSKKYKELPEKKKMKYIQDFQREKQEFERNLARFREDHPDLIQNAKKSDIPEKPKTPQQLWYTHEKKVYLKVRPDEIMRDYIQKHPELNISEEGITKSTLTKAERQLKDKFDGRPTKPPPNSYSLYCAELMANMKDVPSTERMVLCSQQWKLLSQKEKDAYHKKCDQKKKDYEVELLRFLESLPEEEQQRVLGEEKMLNINKKQATSPASKKPSQEAGKVGRGHDQPGGGGRGEAPVRTPRIPTLFARLQGGSEKPKRPVSAMFIFSEEKRRQLQEERPELSESELTRLLARMWNDLSEKKKAKYKAREAALKAQSERKPGADREDRGKLPESPKRAEEIWQQSVIGDYLARFKNDRVKALKAMEMTWNNMEKKEKLMWIKKAAEDQKRYERELSEMRAPPAAANSSKKMKFQGEPKKPPMNGYQKFSQELLSNGELNHLPLKERMVEIGSRWQRISQSQKEHYKKLAEEQQKQYKVHLDLWVKSLSPQDRAAYKEYISSKRKSMTKLRGPNPKSSRTTLQSKSESEEDDEEDEEDEDEDEEEEDDENGDSSEDGGDSSESSSEDESEDGDENEDEDEDEDDDEDDDEDEDNESEGSSSSSSSSGDSSDSDSN; encoded by the exons ATGAACGGAGAAGCCGACTGCCCCACAGACCTGGAAATGGCCGCCCCCAAAGGCCAAG ACCGCTGGTCCCAGGAAGACATGCTGACTTTGCTGGAATGCATGAAGAACAACCTTCCATCCAATGACAGCTCCAAGTTCAAAACCACTGAGTCGCATATGGACTGGGAAAAAGTAGCCTTTAAAGACTTTTCGGGAGACATGTGCAAGCTCAAATGGGTGGAGATCTCTAACGAG GTGAGGAAGTTCCGAACGTTGACAGAGTTGATCCTCGATGCTCAGGAACATGTTAAAAATCCCTACAAAGGCAAAAAACTCAAG AAACATCCGGACTTTCCAAAGAAGCCCCTGACCCCTTATTTCCGCTTCTTCATGGAGAAGCGGGCCAAGTACGCAAAACTCCACCCTGAGATGAGCAACCTGGACCTGACCAAGATTCTGTCCAAGAAATACAAGGAGCTGCCCGAGAAgaagaag atGAAGTATATTCAGGACttccagagagagaaacaggagtTTGAGCGAAACCTCGCCCGATTCAG GGAGGATCACCCCGACCTAATCCAGAACGCCAAGAAGTCGGACATCCCCGAGAAGCCCAAAACCCCCCAGCAGCTGTGGTACACCCACGAGAAGAAGGTGTATCTTAAAGTGCGGCCAGAT GAGATCATGCGTGACTATATCCAGAAGCACCCCGAGCTGAACATCAGCGAGGAGGGCATCACCAAGTCCACCCTCACCAAGGCCGAACGCCAGCTCAAGGACAAGTTTGATGGGCGACCCACCAAGCCACCTCC GAACAGCTACTCGCTGTACTGCGCAGAGCTGATGGCCAACATGAAGGACGTGCCCAGCACAGAGCGCATGGTGCTATGCAGCCAGCAGTGGAAGCTGctgtcccagaaggagaaggacGCCTACCACAAGAAGTGCGACCAG aaaaagaaagattacgAGGTGGAACTGCTCCGTTTCCTAGAG AGCCTGccggaggaggagcagcagcggGTCCTGGGGGAGGAGAAGATGCTGAACATCAACAAGAAGCAGGCCACCAGCCCAgcctccaagaagccctcccaGGAAGCGGGCAAGGTGGGCAGGGGGCACGACCagccaggtgggggtgggagaggcgaGGCTCCGGTCCGCACCCCACGGATCCCGACCCTCTTTGCACGGCTACAGGGCGGCTCAGAGAAGCCCAAAAGGCCCGTGTCCGCCATGTTCATCTTCTCGGAAGAGAAGCGGCGGCAGCTGCAGGAGGAGAGGCCCGAGCTCTCAGAGAGCGAGCTGACCCGCCTGCTGGCCCGCATGTGGAACGACCTGTCCGAGAAGAAAAAG GCCAAGTACAAGGCCCGGGAGGCGGCGCTGAAAGCCCAGTCGGAAAGGAAGCCGGGCGCCGATCGCGAGGACCGGGGCAAGCTGCCCGAGTCGCCCAAGAGAGCCGAGGAGATCTGGCAGCAGAGCGTCATTGGCGACTACCTGGCCCGCTTCAAG AATGACCGGGTGAAGGCCTTAAAAGCCATGGAGATGACTTGGAacaacatggaaaagaaggagaaactgaTGTGGATTAAGAAGGCCGCTGAAGACCAAAAGCGATACGAG AGAGAGCTGAGTGAGATGCGGGCACCCCCGGCTGCTGCCAACTCATCCAAGAAGATGAAGTTCCAGGGAGAACCCAAGAAGCCTCCCAT GAACGGTTACCAGAAGTTCTCCCAGGAGCTACTGTCCAACGGGGAGCTGAACCACCTGCCACTGAAGGAGCGCATGGTGGAGATTGGCAGCCGCTGGCAGCGCATCTCCCAGAGCCAGAAGGAACACTACAAAAAGCTGGCCGAGGAGCAGCAGAAGCAGTACAAAGTACACCTGGACCTCTGGGTCAAG AGCCTGTCTCCTCAGGACCGTGCAGCATATAAAGAGTACATCTCCAGC AAACGTAAGAGCATGACCAAGCTTCGAGGCCCGAACCCCAAGTCCAGCCGGACTACCCTGCAGTCTAAGTCG GAGTCTGAGGAGGACGATGAAGAGGATGAggaggacgaggacgaggacgaggaggaggaagatgacgAGAACGGGGACTCCTCCGAGGATGGCGGCGACTCCTCCGAGTCCAGCAGCGAGGACGAGAGCGAGGACGGGGATGAG AacgaggatgaggatgaggacgAGGACGACGACGAGGATGACGACGAGGACGAGGACAACGAATCCGAGGGCAGCAGCTCCAGCTCGTCCTCCTCGGGGGACTCCTCGGACTCTGACTCCAACTGA
- the UBTF gene encoding nucleolar transcription factor 1 isoform X3 — MNGEADCPTDLEMAAPKGQDRWSQEDMLTLLECMKNNLPSNDSSKFKTTESHMDWEKVAFKDFSGDMCKLKWVEISNEVRKFRTLTELILDAQEHVKNPYKGKKLKKHPDFPKKPLTPYFRFFMEKRAKYAKLHPEMSNLDLTKILSKKYKELPEKKKMKYIQDFQREKQEFERNLARFREDHPDLIQNAKKSDIPEKPKTPQQLWYTHEKKVYLKVRPDEIMRDYIQKHPELNISEEGITKSTLTKAERQLKDKFDGRPTKPPPNSYSLYCAELMANMKDVPSTERMVLCSQQWKLLSQKEKDAYHKKCDQKKKDYEVELLRFLESLPEEEQQRVLGEEKMLNINKKQATSPASKKPSQEAGKGGSEKPKRPVSAMFIFSEEKRRQLQEERPELSESELTRLLARMWNDLSEKKKAKYKAREAALKAQSERKPGADREDRGKLPESPKRAEEIWQQSVIGDYLARFKNDRVKALKAMEMTWNNMEKKEKLMWIKKAAEDQKRYERELSEMRAPPAAANSSKKMKFQGEPKKPPMNGYQKFSQELLSNGELNHLPLKERMVEIGSRWQRISQSQKEHYKKLAEEQQKQYKVHLDLWVKSLSPQDRAAYKEYISSKRKSMTKLRGPNPKSSRTTLQSKSESEEDDEEDEEDEDEDEEEEDDENGDSSEDGGDSSESSSEDESEDGDENEDEDEDEDDDEDDDEDEDNESEGSSSSSSSSGDSSDSDSN; from the exons ATGAACGGAGAAGCCGACTGCCCCACAGACCTGGAAATGGCCGCCCCCAAAGGCCAAG ACCGCTGGTCCCAGGAAGACATGCTGACTTTGCTGGAATGCATGAAGAACAACCTTCCATCCAATGACAGCTCCAAGTTCAAAACCACTGAGTCGCATATGGACTGGGAAAAAGTAGCCTTTAAAGACTTTTCGGGAGACATGTGCAAGCTCAAATGGGTGGAGATCTCTAACGAG GTGAGGAAGTTCCGAACGTTGACAGAGTTGATCCTCGATGCTCAGGAACATGTTAAAAATCCCTACAAAGGCAAAAAACTCAAG AAACATCCGGACTTTCCAAAGAAGCCCCTGACCCCTTATTTCCGCTTCTTCATGGAGAAGCGGGCCAAGTACGCAAAACTCCACCCTGAGATGAGCAACCTGGACCTGACCAAGATTCTGTCCAAGAAATACAAGGAGCTGCCCGAGAAgaagaag atGAAGTATATTCAGGACttccagagagagaaacaggagtTTGAGCGAAACCTCGCCCGATTCAG GGAGGATCACCCCGACCTAATCCAGAACGCCAAGAAGTCGGACATCCCCGAGAAGCCCAAAACCCCCCAGCAGCTGTGGTACACCCACGAGAAGAAGGTGTATCTTAAAGTGCGGCCAGAT GAGATCATGCGTGACTATATCCAGAAGCACCCCGAGCTGAACATCAGCGAGGAGGGCATCACCAAGTCCACCCTCACCAAGGCCGAACGCCAGCTCAAGGACAAGTTTGATGGGCGACCCACCAAGCCACCTCC GAACAGCTACTCGCTGTACTGCGCAGAGCTGATGGCCAACATGAAGGACGTGCCCAGCACAGAGCGCATGGTGCTATGCAGCCAGCAGTGGAAGCTGctgtcccagaaggagaaggacGCCTACCACAAGAAGTGCGACCAG aaaaagaaagattacgAGGTGGAACTGCTCCGTTTCCTAGAG AGCCTGccggaggaggagcagcagcggGTCCTGGGGGAGGAGAAGATGCTGAACATCAACAAGAAGCAGGCCACCAGCCCAgcctccaagaagccctcccaGGAAGCGGGCAAG GGCGGCTCAGAGAAGCCCAAAAGGCCCGTGTCCGCCATGTTCATCTTCTCGGAAGAGAAGCGGCGGCAGCTGCAGGAGGAGAGGCCCGAGCTCTCAGAGAGCGAGCTGACCCGCCTGCTGGCCCGCATGTGGAACGACCTGTCCGAGAAGAAAAAG GCCAAGTACAAGGCCCGGGAGGCGGCGCTGAAAGCCCAGTCGGAAAGGAAGCCGGGCGCCGATCGCGAGGACCGGGGCAAGCTGCCCGAGTCGCCCAAGAGAGCCGAGGAGATCTGGCAGCAGAGCGTCATTGGCGACTACCTGGCCCGCTTCAAG AATGACCGGGTGAAGGCCTTAAAAGCCATGGAGATGACTTGGAacaacatggaaaagaaggagaaactgaTGTGGATTAAGAAGGCCGCTGAAGACCAAAAGCGATACGAG AGAGAGCTGAGTGAGATGCGGGCACCCCCGGCTGCTGCCAACTCATCCAAGAAGATGAAGTTCCAGGGAGAACCCAAGAAGCCTCCCAT GAACGGTTACCAGAAGTTCTCCCAGGAGCTACTGTCCAACGGGGAGCTGAACCACCTGCCACTGAAGGAGCGCATGGTGGAGATTGGCAGCCGCTGGCAGCGCATCTCCCAGAGCCAGAAGGAACACTACAAAAAGCTGGCCGAGGAGCAGCAGAAGCAGTACAAAGTACACCTGGACCTCTGGGTCAAG AGCCTGTCTCCTCAGGACCGTGCAGCATATAAAGAGTACATCTCCAGC AAACGTAAGAGCATGACCAAGCTTCGAGGCCCGAACCCCAAGTCCAGCCGGACTACCCTGCAGTCTAAGTCG GAGTCTGAGGAGGACGATGAAGAGGATGAggaggacgaggacgaggacgaggaggaggaagatgacgAGAACGGGGACTCCTCCGAGGATGGCGGCGACTCCTCCGAGTCCAGCAGCGAGGACGAGAGCGAGGACGGGGATGAG AacgaggatgaggatgaggacgAGGACGACGACGAGGATGACGACGAGGACGAGGACAACGAATCCGAGGGCAGCAGCTCCAGCTCGTCCTCCTCGGGGGACTCCTCGGACTCTGACTCCAACTGA
- the UBTF gene encoding nucleolar transcription factor 1 isoform X4 — translation MNGEADCPTDLEMAAPKGQDRWSQEDMLTLLECMKNNLPSNDSSKFKTTESHMDWEKVAFKDFSGDMCKLKWVEISNEVRKFRTLTELILDAQEHVKNPYKGKKLKKHPDFPKKPLTPYFRFFMEKRAKYAKLHPEMSNLDLTKILSKKYKELPEKKKMKYIQDFQREKQEFERNLARFREDHPDLIQNAKKSDIPEKPKTPQQLWYTHEKKVYLKVRPDATTKEVKDSLGKQWSQLSDKKRLKWIHKALEQRKEYEEIMRDYIQKHPELNISEEGITKSTLTKAERQLKDKFDGRPTKPPPNSYSLYCAELMANMKDVPSTERMVLCSQQWKLLSQKEKDAYHKKCDQKKKDYEVELLRFLESLPEEEQQRVLGEEKMLNINKKQATSPASKKPSQEAGKAKYKAREAALKAQSERKPGADREDRGKLPESPKRAEEIWQQSVIGDYLARFKNDRVKALKAMEMTWNNMEKKEKLMWIKKAAEDQKRYERELSEMRAPPAAANSSKKMKFQGEPKKPPMNGYQKFSQELLSNGELNHLPLKERMVEIGSRWQRISQSQKEHYKKLAEEQQKQYKVHLDLWVKSLSPQDRAAYKEYISSKRKSMTKLRGPNPKSSRTTLQSKSESEEDDEEDEEDEDEDEEEEDDENGDSSEDGGDSSESSSEDESEDGDENEDEDEDEDDDEDDDEDEDNESEGSSSSSSSSGDSSDSDSN, via the exons ATGAACGGAGAAGCCGACTGCCCCACAGACCTGGAAATGGCCGCCCCCAAAGGCCAAG ACCGCTGGTCCCAGGAAGACATGCTGACTTTGCTGGAATGCATGAAGAACAACCTTCCATCCAATGACAGCTCCAAGTTCAAAACCACTGAGTCGCATATGGACTGGGAAAAAGTAGCCTTTAAAGACTTTTCGGGAGACATGTGCAAGCTCAAATGGGTGGAGATCTCTAACGAG GTGAGGAAGTTCCGAACGTTGACAGAGTTGATCCTCGATGCTCAGGAACATGTTAAAAATCCCTACAAAGGCAAAAAACTCAAG AAACATCCGGACTTTCCAAAGAAGCCCCTGACCCCTTATTTCCGCTTCTTCATGGAGAAGCGGGCCAAGTACGCAAAACTCCACCCTGAGATGAGCAACCTGGACCTGACCAAGATTCTGTCCAAGAAATACAAGGAGCTGCCCGAGAAgaagaag atGAAGTATATTCAGGACttccagagagagaaacaggagtTTGAGCGAAACCTCGCCCGATTCAG GGAGGATCACCCCGACCTAATCCAGAACGCCAAGAAGTCGGACATCCCCGAGAAGCCCAAAACCCCCCAGCAGCTGTGGTACACCCACGAGAAGAAGGTGTATCTTAAAGTGCGGCCAGAT GCCACTACGAAGGAGGTGAAGGACTCCCTGGGGAAGCAGTGGTCTCAGCTCTCGGACAAAAAGAGGCTGAAATGGATTCATAAGGCCCTGGAGCAGCGGAAGGAGTACGAG GAGATCATGCGTGACTATATCCAGAAGCACCCCGAGCTGAACATCAGCGAGGAGGGCATCACCAAGTCCACCCTCACCAAGGCCGAACGCCAGCTCAAGGACAAGTTTGATGGGCGACCCACCAAGCCACCTCC GAACAGCTACTCGCTGTACTGCGCAGAGCTGATGGCCAACATGAAGGACGTGCCCAGCACAGAGCGCATGGTGCTATGCAGCCAGCAGTGGAAGCTGctgtcccagaaggagaaggacGCCTACCACAAGAAGTGCGACCAG aaaaagaaagattacgAGGTGGAACTGCTCCGTTTCCTAGAG AGCCTGccggaggaggagcagcagcggGTCCTGGGGGAGGAGAAGATGCTGAACATCAACAAGAAGCAGGCCACCAGCCCAgcctccaagaagccctcccaGGAAGCGGGCAAG GCCAAGTACAAGGCCCGGGAGGCGGCGCTGAAAGCCCAGTCGGAAAGGAAGCCGGGCGCCGATCGCGAGGACCGGGGCAAGCTGCCCGAGTCGCCCAAGAGAGCCGAGGAGATCTGGCAGCAGAGCGTCATTGGCGACTACCTGGCCCGCTTCAAG AATGACCGGGTGAAGGCCTTAAAAGCCATGGAGATGACTTGGAacaacatggaaaagaaggagaaactgaTGTGGATTAAGAAGGCCGCTGAAGACCAAAAGCGATACGAG AGAGAGCTGAGTGAGATGCGGGCACCCCCGGCTGCTGCCAACTCATCCAAGAAGATGAAGTTCCAGGGAGAACCCAAGAAGCCTCCCAT GAACGGTTACCAGAAGTTCTCCCAGGAGCTACTGTCCAACGGGGAGCTGAACCACCTGCCACTGAAGGAGCGCATGGTGGAGATTGGCAGCCGCTGGCAGCGCATCTCCCAGAGCCAGAAGGAACACTACAAAAAGCTGGCCGAGGAGCAGCAGAAGCAGTACAAAGTACACCTGGACCTCTGGGTCAAG AGCCTGTCTCCTCAGGACCGTGCAGCATATAAAGAGTACATCTCCAGC AAACGTAAGAGCATGACCAAGCTTCGAGGCCCGAACCCCAAGTCCAGCCGGACTACCCTGCAGTCTAAGTCG GAGTCTGAGGAGGACGATGAAGAGGATGAggaggacgaggacgaggacgaggaggaggaagatgacgAGAACGGGGACTCCTCCGAGGATGGCGGCGACTCCTCCGAGTCCAGCAGCGAGGACGAGAGCGAGGACGGGGATGAG AacgaggatgaggatgaggacgAGGACGACGACGAGGATGACGACGAGGACGAGGACAACGAATCCGAGGGCAGCAGCTCCAGCTCGTCCTCCTCGGGGGACTCCTCGGACTCTGACTCCAACTGA